The region CAGAGAGTCCCAGCGAAAACTCGAGGAGACGGTCGCAAAGCTCGAAGCGTCCAACGAACGACTCGAGCAGTTTGCGTACGCCGCCTCACACGACTTACAGGAACCGCTTCGCATGATCACGAGTTATCTCCAACTTCTCGAGGACAGATACGGCGATAGCTTCGACGAGGACGGCCAGGAGTTCCTCGAGTTCGCCGTCGACGGAGCCGAACGGATGCGCGAGATGATCAACGGACTGCTCGCGTACTCGCGCGTCGACACGCAAGGAGGTGCGTTCGAACCGGTCGATTTGAACGCCGTCCTCGACAATGTTCGCGAGGACCTGCAGATGCGAATCGAGGAGAGCGATGCGGAGATCACGAGCGAGGAGCTTCCGCGCGTGAACGGCGACGATAGCCAGTTGCGCCAACTCTTTCAGAATCTGTTGGAAAACGCGATCGAGTACAGCGGTGACGAACCGCCACAAATCGATATCTCCGTCGAGCGAGACGGGAGGGACTGGGTCTTCGCCGTTCGCGACGAGGGTGTTGGAATCGACTCGACGGATACGGATCGTATTTTCGAGGTCTTCCAGCGGCTGTATACGAACGAGGAGCACTCCGGGACCGGCATTGGCCTCGCGCTCTGTCGACGTATCGTCGAACGCCACGGCGGCGAAATCTGGGCCGAGTCGACACCCGGCGAGGAAACGACGTTCGTGTTCACGATTCCCGTCGACTCGTAACGGAAATCGACTCGAGACGGGGAAATGGGGGAGACACGAGACGAGAGAGATACGAGACGGGGGAGACTCGAGAAATAGATAGCCACGGGCAGAGAAGAGTGACGACAACTCGCCGCTGTACGTTCACGCCAGTATGTCGACGTCGTACCCCGCTTCCCGCAGATCCGAGAGAAACGCATCGACGTGATCTGGCCCGCGCATCTCGAGTTCGATCTCGACTTCCGTATCGCTCATCTCGACCTCGCGGGACGTACGGTCGTGATGAATCGCATAGATATTCGCTCGATGTGCGGTGAAGATGTCGAGTAGGTCCTCGAGCGCGCCGGGACGGTCTTTGAGCACCGTTCGGATCTTCAGATATCGACCCGTCTCGACGAGGCCACGGACCACGACGTTCGTCAACTGGTTGAGGTCGATGTTGCCCCCCGAGAGGACGGGCACGATCGTCTCGCCCGCGTCGTACTCGAAGGACTCGGAGAGTACTGCGGCCAGCGGAACCGCCCCTGCACCTTCGACAAGTGTCTTCGAGCGCTCGAGGAGGTAAACGAGCGTGACGGCGATTTCCGAATCCGAGACCGTGACGACCTCGTCGACGTACTCCTGTATGTACGGAAACGTGTGTTCGCCGACGCGCCGCGTTGCGATTCCGTCTGCGATGGTGTCGACGCCGTCGAGGGAGATTCGCTCGCCCTTCTCGAGTGACGACGCGGCGCTCGAGGCGCCCTCGGCTTGCACCCCGATGACGCGAGTCTCGGGGCGGCGTTCTTTGATCGCCGTTGCGATGCCGCTGATGAGGCCGCCGCCACCAATCGGGACGACGACCGTCTCCACGTCGGGACAGTCCTCGAGAATCTCGAGACCGATGGTACCCTGTCCGGCCATGATGTCTTCGTCGTCGAAGGCGTGGACGTACGTTCGGTCTTCCTCGCGTTCGATCTCGTGTGCGCGGTCGGCGGCTTCGTTGTAGTCGCGCCCGGAGAGGACGACCTCCGCGCCGTAGTTCTTCGTCGCCTTCACCTTCGAGATCGGAGCGTGTTCGGGCATGACGATCTTCGAGTCGACGCCAGAGCGCGTGGCCGCGAGTGCGACACCCTGGGCGTGATTCCCCGCACTCGCGGTGACGACGCCGGCGTCCTTTTCTGCCCTCGAGAGCGTCGCGATCCGGTTCGTCGCGCCGCGGATTTTGAACGCGCCGGTTCGCTGAAAGTTCTCGAGTTTCAGTCGAACGTCGGCATCGGTCATCGATGAATACGTGTGTGAGTGCTCGAGCGGAGTATGTCTGGACGTTTCGCGGACCCGTTCGCGTGCCTCGAGAATATCGGCGAGTGTGAGCATACACCTGACTACTCGGGACGTAGTGTAAGACTGTCGGGGATCGGCCGGTCGGTCGCCCCACCGTTCCGACCCCGACAGAATTGTGTTGCCAAAGGCAACACGACAGGGAATACAGGAAATGCACGGCGTGTGACGTGCAGGTGAAGAAGGGTACCCGGTGCATATAAAGGTCATGGCTCCACGGTGAAAGTGAAATCGATAGAGGGAGCCGCGGAAACGCCAATGTCTGACGTTCGTCTGCCGGTCGTCATTCGTGATTTTGTACCACGGCACTTTTTGACACAAAATATGATAGAACGGCGTCGCAAAGCGAATCCGGATCGGATCGAGCATCGGTGACTATCACATTGAGAAGATGATGCGTAGTTAGTAAATACTGAGAGTATGTTGGCCGAGGATTTAAATAAAAGATTATGTTCGACGTTAACATGGCTTCGGGAGAAGAGGCGGCGTCTGACCCGAACGGGTCGACTCACGTTCGATACGAACAGATAACCGCAACGACCAGCGCTGGATACAGACCGCTTCTCGGAATTTCGGCTGCGGCGATTGCTTCGTTCGTTGGATTCGTGCTCCTTGCATACTGGCTAGTAGAGAGTACGCAACTCGCATACACGTACGCAATTATCCTCTGGACCTATTCCACCGTACTGTTCGGATTCATCTACGAGTACGCCATGACGAAGAGCGAGACCGACGAAGGTAACGGACAATGATCGAGCTCCTGCAAGTGACTCCGGAGATCGAAAGCACGATCGAAACTTACACTGTCATCTTGCTGTACTTCGTAGTGGTGCTGGCGATCGGTGTCTTCTTCTATCGAAAGTCCCGCGAGTCGACCGGGGACTTCTGGATCGCTGGTGGAGAGATTACGCTTCCGATTCAGGTGTTCGCAATGCTCGCGGTGGCGGTTACCGCGGGGTCGTTCTTCGGATTCGGTGGATTAGGTTACGAGTTGGGAATCGCGGCGGGGATTGTCTTTGCAGCGTCGGTAGGCGCCGGGGTATTGTTGACGCTGATGTTCGTCGCAGCACCGATTCGTCGAAGTGGCGTGTACACCGTTCCAGACTATCTCAGGGTACGCTACCAAAGCGACACCGTTCGCCTACTCGGGGCACTGATCTTCGTCATCGCGGCTTGGGCCTACCTCATCCCGCAGCTGACGGCAGCCGGGATCACCATGGACTTCATCTTCCCCGAGTTGAGCTACAGCGTCGGTGTGCTCGCTGCTACTATTGTGTTCGCGCTATACGTCTCGCTCGGAGGAATGTGGGCGGTAACGTGGACAGATTTCATTCAGGGGATACTGATTACCGTGCTGGCGGTTCTTCCGGTGCCGTATATCCTTCTCGAGTTCGGAAGTCCGGGTGCGGTTATGAGCGAGGCGACAGCCAACTCCCCAGCGGTCGCCGGCACCGAGGCGCCCTGGTTGTTGCTTCTCGGCCTCGCCGTCGTGTGGATCTGCGCCTCTGGTGCCCTTCCCCATGTGGGCCAGCGCATCATGGCCAGCGACAGTGATCGGACCGCCAGACGCGGGCTAATGTGGATGAACCTGATCTACATGACCATCTTCGTGTTGAACATCACCTTTGTCGTTGGCGCCGCCATGGCTATCGAACCGGACCTCGCGACGGGGGACTATTACTACTACGCGGTACTGGCCGAGTTCACAGGGCCCGTCGTTCAGGGTCTGGGAGCAGCTGCGCTCTTGGCTGCCGTCATGTCCTCGACCGATGCGCTGCTCATTGCGCTGAGTGCCGCACTCAGTCGCGATATCCCCCAATCGCTGGGAATGGATTTATCCGAGCAACTAGAGATGCGTCTCGGGGCGCTAACAGTCTGGCTCAGCGCGCTCACTGCGGCGGTCGTCGCGTTTGACCCGCCAGCGATCATCGGAGCCATGATCACCTTTATCGCTGGCGGCGTCGCAAGCGGCCTCTTCCCGGCGATGTTCCTCGGAACCTGGTGGAAGCGCGCCAACCGACAGGGTGCGCTCGCCTCGATGATCATCGGCTTTGGCGCG is a window of Natronorubrum sediminis DNA encoding:
- the ilvA gene encoding threonine ammonia-lyase, with the protein product MLTLADILEARERVRETSRHTPLEHSHTYSSMTDADVRLKLENFQRTGAFKIRGATNRIATLSRAEKDAGVVTASAGNHAQGVALAATRSGVDSKIVMPEHAPISKVKATKNYGAEVVLSGRDYNEAADRAHEIEREEDRTYVHAFDDEDIMAGQGTIGLEILEDCPDVETVVVPIGGGGLISGIATAIKERRPETRVIGVQAEGASSAASSLEKGERISLDGVDTIADGIATRRVGEHTFPYIQEYVDEVVTVSDSEIAVTLVYLLERSKTLVEGAGAVPLAAVLSESFEYDAGETIVPVLSGGNIDLNQLTNVVVRGLVETGRYLKIRTVLKDRPGALEDLLDIFTAHRANIYAIHHDRTSREVEMSDTEVEIELEMRGPDHVDAFLSDLREAGYDVDILA
- a CDS encoding sodium:solute symporter family protein, which produces MIELLQVTPEIESTIETYTVILLYFVVVLAIGVFFYRKSRESTGDFWIAGGEITLPIQVFAMLAVAVTAGSFFGFGGLGYELGIAAGIVFAASVGAGVLLTLMFVAAPIRRSGVYTVPDYLRVRYQSDTVRLLGALIFVIAAWAYLIPQLTAAGITMDFIFPELSYSVGVLAATIVFALYVSLGGMWAVTWTDFIQGILITVLAVLPVPYILLEFGSPGAVMSEATANSPAVAGTEAPWLLLLGLAVVWICASGALPHVGQRIMASDSDRTARRGLMWMNLIYMTIFVLNITFVVGAAMAIEPDLATGDYYYYAVLAEFTGPVVQGLGAAALLAAVMSSTDALLIALSAALSRDIPQSLGMDLSEQLEMRLGALTVWLSALTAAVVAFDPPAIIGAMITFIAGGVASGLFPAMFLGTWWKRANRQGALASMIIGFGAYGVLLAAGVMPYDFTEALITVPLGIAVLVGVSLATDRPTVEELTGFQAFHEREAQPDAVPDDD